The Syngnathus typhle isolate RoL2023-S1 ecotype Sweden linkage group LG11, RoL_Styp_1.0, whole genome shotgun sequence genome contains a region encoding:
- the LOC133162355 gene encoding adenosine receptor A1: MSSFPGVKVRGNVDTVYVSVEALIALASVVGNVLVVLVVCVNPALRNTTFCFIVSLAAADIAVGVLVIPLAVTISLGISTKFYTCLFLSCLLVIITQGSILSLLAIAVDRYLRVKIPTRYTSIVTQRRAYVAVCLCWLVSFLAGLVPMVGWNNRQVLGNLSGSDYMVCEFTAVMRMDYMVYFNFFGWVVVPLVVMIALYAEIFRVIRRQLNRRAEATSDGERYYRKELKLAKSLALVVLLFAVCWLPLHIINCLDFFHPGRATPKMLVYAGIFMSHVNSALNPMVYAFRIKRFRVTLLEVLRGCVACCGGARASPYPNSVPPLAEKVDAALPQGLQRVDDVKRL; encoded by the exons ATGTCATCCTTTCCCGGGGTGAAGGTACGGGGGAACGTGGACACGGTGTACGTTTCGGTGGAGGCGCTCATCGCCCTGGCATCGGTGGTGGGCAAcgtgctggtggtgctggtggtgtgCGTGAACCCGGCCCTGCGGAACACCACTTTCTGTTTCATCGTGTCCCTGGCGGCGGCTGACATCGCCGTGGGGGTGCTGGTGATCCCGCTGGCCGTCACCATCAGCCTGGGTATCAGTACGAAGTTCTACACGTGCCTCTTCCTGTCCTGCCTGTTGGTGATCATCACTCAGGGTTCGATCTTGTCGCTGCTCGCCATCGCCGTCGACCGCTACTTGAGGGTCAAAATACCAAccag GTACACCAGCATTGTGACGCAGCGGCGTGCGTACGTGGCTGTCTGCCTGTGCTGGCTGGTCTCCTTCCTCGCTGGCCTGGTCCCCATGGTGGGCTGGAACAACCGCCAGGTCTTGGGCAACCTGAGCGGATCCGACTACATGGTGTGCGAGTTCACCGCCGTCATGAGGATGGACTACATGGTCTACTTCAACTTCTTCGGCTGGGTGGTGGTGCCCCTGGTCGTCATGATCGCACTCTACGCCGAGATCTTCCGCGTCATCCGCCGGCAGCTGAACCGGCGGGCCGAGGCCACGTCGGACGGCGAGCGCTACTACCGCAAGGAGCTGAAGCTGGCCAAGTCCCTGGCTTTGGTGGTGTTGCTCTTCGCAGTGTGCTGGCTACCTCTTCACATCATCAATTGCCTGGACTTCTTCCACCCGGGCCGCGCCACGCCTAAGATGCTGGTGTACGCGGGTATCTTCATGTCGCACGTCAACTCGGCGCTCAACCCAATGGTGTACGCCTTCCGGATCAAGCGCTTCCGCGTTACGCTGCTGGAGGTGCTGCGGGGCTGCGTGGCATGCTGCGGTGGCGCGAGGGCGAGCCCGTATCCCAACAGCGTGCCGCCACTCGCCGAGAAAGTGGACGCGGCCTTGCCGCAAGGTCTGCAGCGTGTCGATGACGTGAAGCGTTTGTAG
- the LOC133162412 gene encoding uncharacterized protein LOC133162412 isoform X2, whose amino-acid sequence MQRPNESSVIFVAPNDTRRLLEVYVKRSLSLNDESLGLKRHERKLKWVTIPKRHRRHSSDPSIHLAGALNDGTFRSLAPTETPPDIPPDNNVSKKSKKNKKPSLWKNFLGLFSRRSTEEKDEERECPSDIPEASDHDADHTAVCLPASTPASSTKKKSSKRMSLKRRFSKRRLSLIKINKREEWDATDIPGAEAVVSVEQTSSYYEKVSEELEKILHEVKEKEDEVTMSDEEVINRIIALTKEQGDAIDDKIKDNSALSKFFQGLSYSSFQRLADAYLEEETSPTRMQPIIPSTAPELVKLAFTLDFTARVASLSRQNVGYITGLGNRYLQDRFEYKQACSEHP is encoded by the exons ATGCAACGGCCCAACGAAAGTTCTGTGATTTTCGTGGCGCCCAATGACACGCGGCGTCTTCTGGAAGTCTATGTCAAACGCAGCCTCAGCCTCAACGATGAGTCACTGGGACTCAAGCGTCACGAGCGCAAACTCAAGTGGGTGACCATCCCCAAAAGGCACCGGAGACATTCCAGCGACCCTTCCATTCATTTGGCCGGGGCCCTGAACGACGGGACGTTCCGGTCACTTGCTCCCACCGAAACTCCCCCGGACATACCGCCGGACAACAATGTCAGCAAGAAGTCCAAGAAGAACAAAAAGCCCTCCTTGTGGAAGAACTTCCTGGGTCTGTTCTCACGACGGAGCACTGAGGAGAAAGACGAGGAGCGGGAGTGTCCGTCCGACATTCCCGAGGCTTCGGACCATGATGCGGACCACACCGCTGTGTGCCTGCCCGCCTCGACGCCGGCCTCCTCGACAAAGAAGAAGTCCTCAAAGAGaatgagtttgaaaagaaggttCTCCAAGAGGCGTCTGTCCCTCATTAAGATCAACAAGAGAGAGGAGTGGGACGCCACAGACATCCCCGGAGCAGAAG CTGTGGTGAGTGTGGAACAGACCAGCTCCTACTATGAGAAGGTGTCCGAGGAACTGGAGAAGATTCTCCATGAGGTCAAGGAGAAGGAGGACGAGGTGACTATGTCAGACG AGGAAGTCATTAACCGGATCATCGCTTTGACTAAGGAGCAGGGAGACGCTATCGACGACAAG ATTAAAGACAATTCCGCCCTGAGCAAGTTCTTCCAAGGGTTGTCATACTCTTCCTTCCAAAGGCTAGCTGACGCTTACTTGGAGGAGGAGACATCACCCACGCGCATGCAACCCATCATCCCATCCACAGCACCGGAGCTGGTCAAGCTGGCCTTCACGTTGGACTTCACAGCTCGCGTCGCCAGCCTCTCCCGGCAAAACGTCGGGTACATCACCGGCCTGGGGAACCGCTACCTACAAGACCGATTTGAATATAAACAA GCGTGTTCGGAACATCCCTAA
- the LOC133162354 gene encoding adenosine receptor A1-like produces MHTGEVVYASLEVLIAICCIVGNALVMVAVHTTKSVGQATFCLMVSLAAADCAVGLVAIPLAVLVDGRVSTSFGACLFISCVVILLTLVSVLSLMAISLDRFLRVYVPRRYKRTVTQRHSRCAVAACWLIALPLSFAPMLGWHNRDATPPNSTFTCRFIAVIPMSYLVYFNFFLCILTPLLVMSALYGYIFCVIRGSLREKPGNGVQAKSHIYLKKERQLAGSLVLVLALFALSWIPLHVLNCIAYFEIATVPVSAFHVGIVLSHANSAVNPVVYAFKIRKIRAAYLEIWRRYLACRDELQGSQSSQTTDNNQSSNSVDNNVQLHAKISYIVEN; encoded by the exons ATGCACACGGGCGAGGTGGTCTACGCttcgttggaggtgctcatagCCATCTGCTGCATTGTGGGGAACGCCCTGGTCATGGTGGCTGTGCACACAACCAAAAGTGTGGGGCAGGCCACCTTCTGTCTGATGGTGTCGCTGGCGGCGGCCGATTGCGCGGTGGGCCTCGTGGCCATCCCGCTGGCCGTGCTGGTGGACGGCAGGGTGAGCACGTCCTTTGGCGCCTGCCTCTTCATCAGCTGTGTGGTCATCCTGTTGACCCTGGTGTCCGTTTTATCCCTCATGGCTATTTCGCTGGACCGCTTTCTCCGGGTGTACGTCCCGCGCAG GTATAAAAGGACGGTCACACAAAGACATTCACGGTGTGCCGTCGCCGCGTGTTGGCTTATCGCTCTGCCTCTGAGTTTCGCGCCCATGCTGGGCTGGCACAACCGAGACGCGACTCCCCCCAACTCCACGTTCACCTGCCGGTTCATCGCTGTGATCCCCATGTCCTACCTGGTGTATTTCAACTTCTTCCTCTGCATCCTGACTCCGCTGTTAGTCATGTCGGCGCTGTACGGCTACATCTTCTGCGTCATTCGCGGCAGCCTCCGAGAAAAGCCGGGCAACGGCGTCCAGGCCAAATCTCACATCTACCTGAAGAAAGAGAGGCAGTTGGCGGGTTCTCTTGTCCTGGTCCTGGCCCTCTTTGCCCTCTCTTGGATTCCGCTGCATGTGCTGAACTGCATTGCCTACTTTGAAATAGCCACGGTGCCGGTGAGCGCTTTCCACGTGGGCATCGTGTTGTCTCACGCCAACTCTGCCGTCAACCCGGTGGTGTATGCCTTTAAGATACGTAAGATCAGGGCGGCTTACCTGGAGATCTGGAGGAGATACCTCGCGTGCAGGGACGAGCTTCAAGGCTCTCAATCCAGCCAGACCACAGACAACAACCAAAGTAGCAACAGTGTGGACAACAATGTGCAACTACATGCCAAAATTAGTTATATTGTGGAAAATTGA
- the LOC133162412 gene encoding uncharacterized protein LOC133162412 isoform X1 — protein MSPTMQELFSSSVVICHKKARCIYPTMQRPNESSVIFVAPNDTRRLLEVYVKRSLSLNDESLGLKRHERKLKWVTIPKRHRRHSSDPSIHLAGALNDGTFRSLAPTETPPDIPPDNNVSKKSKKNKKPSLWKNFLGLFSRRSTEEKDEERECPSDIPEASDHDADHTAVCLPASTPASSTKKKSSKRMSLKRRFSKRRLSLIKINKREEWDATDIPGAEAVVSVEQTSSYYEKVSEELEKILHEVKEKEDEVTMSDEEVINRIIALTKEQGDAIDDKIKDNSALSKFFQGLSYSSFQRLADAYLEEETSPTRMQPIIPSTAPELVKLAFTLDFTARVASLSRQNVGYITGLGNRYLQDRFEYKQACSEHP, from the exons AT GTCTCCAACGATGCAAGAactattttcttcttctgtagTCATATGTCACAAAAAGGCCCGATGCAT TTACCCCACCATGCAACGGCCCAACGAAAGTTCTGTGATTTTCGTGGCGCCCAATGACACGCGGCGTCTTCTGGAAGTCTATGTCAAACGCAGCCTCAGCCTCAACGATGAGTCACTGGGACTCAAGCGTCACGAGCGCAAACTCAAGTGGGTGACCATCCCCAAAAGGCACCGGAGACATTCCAGCGACCCTTCCATTCATTTGGCCGGGGCCCTGAACGACGGGACGTTCCGGTCACTTGCTCCCACCGAAACTCCCCCGGACATACCGCCGGACAACAATGTCAGCAAGAAGTCCAAGAAGAACAAAAAGCCCTCCTTGTGGAAGAACTTCCTGGGTCTGTTCTCACGACGGAGCACTGAGGAGAAAGACGAGGAGCGGGAGTGTCCGTCCGACATTCCCGAGGCTTCGGACCATGATGCGGACCACACCGCTGTGTGCCTGCCCGCCTCGACGCCGGCCTCCTCGACAAAGAAGAAGTCCTCAAAGAGaatgagtttgaaaagaaggttCTCCAAGAGGCGTCTGTCCCTCATTAAGATCAACAAGAGAGAGGAGTGGGACGCCACAGACATCCCCGGAGCAGAAG CTGTGGTGAGTGTGGAACAGACCAGCTCCTACTATGAGAAGGTGTCCGAGGAACTGGAGAAGATTCTCCATGAGGTCAAGGAGAAGGAGGACGAGGTGACTATGTCAGACG AGGAAGTCATTAACCGGATCATCGCTTTGACTAAGGAGCAGGGAGACGCTATCGACGACAAG ATTAAAGACAATTCCGCCCTGAGCAAGTTCTTCCAAGGGTTGTCATACTCTTCCTTCCAAAGGCTAGCTGACGCTTACTTGGAGGAGGAGACATCACCCACGCGCATGCAACCCATCATCCCATCCACAGCACCGGAGCTGGTCAAGCTGGCCTTCACGTTGGACTTCACAGCTCGCGTCGCCAGCCTCTCCCGGCAAAACGTCGGGTACATCACCGGCCTGGGGAACCGCTACCTACAAGACCGATTTGAATATAAACAA GCGTGTTCGGAACATCCCTAA
- the rplp2 gene encoding 60S acidic ribosomal protein P2 yields MRYVAAYLLAVLGGNTSPVAKDIKAILSSVGIEADDDRLNKVISELEGKNINEVMNSGLSKLASVPAGGAVAAPAAAGAASSAAAAPAAAEEKKEEKKEESEESDEDMGFGLFD; encoded by the exons ATGCGTTACGTGGCCGCTTACCTGTTGGCTGTGCTCGGTGGGAACACCAGCCCCGTGGCCAAAGACATCAAGGCCATTTTGAGCAGCGTAGGGATTGAGGCTGATGATGATCGCTTAAACAAG GTCATTAGTGAGCTGGAAGGGAAAAACATCAATGAAGTTATGaattcag GCCTCTCTAAGCTAGCCTCCGTACCAGCGGGTGGCGCTGTGGCAGCTCCTGCTGCTGCAGGAGCTGCCTCAAGCGCTGCAGCCGCACCTGCTGCTG CGGAAGAGaaaaaggaggagaagaaagaagAATCAGAAGAGTCGGATGAAGACATGGGCTTTGGACTCTTTGATTAA